Below is a genomic region from Candidatus Aenigmatarchaeota archaeon.
AGAATGAGTGTTCCCGCTAGAATATATGCCTCCAAGAGACTTCTGGATGAAGCCGAAGATGAGGCAGTAAAGCAACTCACAAATGTTGCATGCTTGCCAGGCGTTGTAAAATATGTCCCAGCCATGCCTGATATGCACTGGGGTTATGGGTTACCAATGGGTGCTGTTGGTGTTTTTGATTCTGAGAATGGTGTGATATCCTCTGGTTGCACGGGTTTTGACATAAACTGTGGAATACATATGATCAAGACCAATCTCACTGAAAAAGAGGTTAGGCCTAAAATAAAAGAATTGATAGATACTCTCTTTAAAGATGTCCCATCTGGGGTTGGTTCAACAGGTAGATTAAAAGTAAACAATACACAACTGGAAGATATATTAGTCAGAGGTGCAAGATGGGCAGTTGAAAATGGATATGGTGTTGATGAGGATTTGGAAAGGATGGAAGAAAATGGTTCAATGCTAGGAGGTGATCCAAGTAAGGTTTCCGGAGAAGCAAAGAAAAGAGGAAGTCCACAATTAGGTACATTGGGTGCAGGAAACCATTTTCTTGAAGTTCAGTCTGTTGACAGGATTTATGATCCAAATACGGCAAAAATTTTTGGAATTGAAAAGGAATGTCAAGTTGTTATAATGCTCCACTGTGGTTCAAGGGGCTTTGGTCATCAAGTAGCTTCCGATTATCTAAAAATTCATGAAAAGGCTTCAAAAAAATATGGGATATGGCTACCTGATCCTCAGCTAGTCTGTGCCCCTGTCAACAGTCAGGAAGGGCAGGATTATTTTAAAGCAATGGTTTGTGCTGTCAATTATGCTTTCACAAACAGATTGGTGATGACACACTGGATAAGAGAATCCTTTGAAAAGGTATTCAAGAAAAAATGGGAAGAGATGGAGATGCACACAATATATGATGTTTGCCACAATATCTGTAAGATAGAGGAGCATGAGGTTGACGGGAAAATTAGAAAGTTATATGTACACAGGAAAGGTGCGACGAGAGCTCTTCCACCTGGGCATGAACTTGTGCCAAAGATTTACAGAAAAGTCGGACAACCTGTTCTTATAGCCGGGAGTATGGGGACCGCTTCATACATACTAGTTGGGACTGAAAAGGCCAAAGAAACATTCTATTCAACATGTCATGGGGCAGGAAGAACCATGTCAAGAACCGGGGCAATCAAGACAAGATGGGGTGAAGATGTTAAAAGAGATTTGGAAAGGAAAGGAATAATCGCAAAAGCAACACATCCTAAAGTCTTGAGTGAAGAGGCACCCGAGGCATACAAGGATATTGATGAGGTAATTAGGAGTGTTGATGGTGCTGGAATTTCAAGACCAGTTGCAAGAATGGTTCCGCTTGGAGTAGCCAAGGGTTAGGTGTAGAGAGAAACGGCAATTCTATAAATTGGGTAAAAATAAAATAAAATACATGAAAAAGGATGAATTTTTCAAGCTTATCTTCTCGATTTTAATATGTCAGCTTGCTGGGATCATTGGATCAATATTCACTTCCTCATCAATCAAGAACTGGTATGGATTAATAAATAAACCTTACTTCACGCCACCCAATTGGATATTTGCTCCTGTTTGGACTATACTTTTCATTATGATGGGAGTTTCACTATGGTTTGTTATTAAAAAACCTAAAAGAGAAAAAAATGTTAAAATGGGAATTTTCCTGTTTGGACTCCAACTTTTTT
It encodes:
- a CDS encoding RtcB family protein; translated protein: MKEKIIKINDFVWEIPKTARDRMSVPARIYASKRLLDEAEDEAVKQLTNVACLPGVVKYVPAMPDMHWGYGLPMGAVGVFDSENGVISSGCTGFDINCGIHMIKTNLTEKEVRPKIKELIDTLFKDVPSGVGSTGRLKVNNTQLEDILVRGARWAVENGYGVDEDLERMEENGSMLGGDPSKVSGEAKKRGSPQLGTLGAGNHFLEVQSVDRIYDPNTAKIFGIEKECQVVIMLHCGSRGFGHQVASDYLKIHEKASKKYGIWLPDPQLVCAPVNSQEGQDYFKAMVCAVNYAFTNRLVMTHWIRESFEKVFKKKWEEMEMHTIYDVCHNICKIEEHEVDGKIRKLYVHRKGATRALPPGHELVPKIYRKVGQPVLIAGSMGTASYILVGTEKAKETFYSTCHGAGRTMSRTGAIKTRWGEDVKRDLERKGIIAKATHPKVLSEEAPEAYKDIDEVIRSVDGAGISRPVARMVPLGVAKG
- a CDS encoding TspO/MBR family protein, whose translation is MKKDEFFKLIFSILICQLAGIIGSIFTSSSIKNWYGLINKPYFTPPNWIFAPVWTILFIMMGVSLWFVIKKPKREKNVKMGIFLFGLQLFLNILWSFLFFYMKNPLFGFIDITLLWVVVLFTITIFIYENLLKYFFIQLLIRVLRHSSIRVS